One Rhizobium sp. 9140 genomic region harbors:
- a CDS encoding alpha/beta hydrolase, with the protein MTGLDISAKCLLDMAASDNAPPIETLSPAEARSGFLEGFAPLQKPLEDVAATEERFLGPLRLRIWRGQGAPVERAPALLYLHGGGWVIGAPESHEDICRILANLAGAVVVSPDYRLAPDDPFPAAIDDCAAVLADMAAHGERYGIDPARIAVGGDSAGGNLAAVLALMARDGTAPRLTAQILIYPVTDQAQDSDSYRRYAQDFGLTAAGMAWFRAHYLPEDADRTDWRLSPLLASSLHGVAPAFVALAGHDVLYDEGAAYAKRLQREATVIVRTWPGQIHGFVSMGGIIPQAREALEAAAVAWAAFDAGNSQARR; encoded by the coding sequence ATGACCGGGCTCGATATCTCTGCCAAGTGCCTCCTCGATATGGCCGCCAGCGACAATGCGCCACCTATCGAGACGCTATCGCCGGCGGAGGCCCGCAGCGGCTTTCTCGAAGGATTCGCCCCGCTGCAGAAGCCGCTCGAAGACGTAGCGGCGACGGAGGAACGCTTTCTTGGGCCATTGCGTCTCCGCATTTGGCGCGGGCAGGGCGCGCCAGTCGAACGCGCGCCGGCCCTTCTCTACCTTCACGGCGGCGGATGGGTTATCGGGGCGCCGGAGAGCCATGAGGATATCTGCCGCATCCTTGCCAATCTGGCAGGTGCCGTCGTTGTCTCGCCCGATTACCGGCTCGCGCCCGATGATCCGTTTCCCGCGGCGATCGACGACTGTGCCGCGGTCCTCGCCGACATGGCGGCACACGGCGAGCGCTACGGCATCGACCCCGCCCGCATCGCGGTCGGCGGCGACAGTGCCGGCGGAAACCTTGCGGCTGTTCTGGCGCTGATGGCGCGGGACGGCACGGCGCCGCGACTGACGGCGCAGATCCTGATCTATCCCGTGACGGATCAGGCCCAAGACTCCGACAGCTATCGCCGCTATGCGCAGGATTTCGGCCTCACCGCCGCCGGCATGGCCTGGTTTCGCGCGCACTATCTGCCGGAAGATGCCGACAGGACGGACTGGCGCCTGTCTCCGCTGCTGGCGTCATCGTTGCACGGCGTTGCCCCGGCGTTCGTCGCTCTTGCCGGTCATGATGTGCTCTACGACGAGGGTGCGGCCTATGCCAAGCGCTTGCAGAGGGAGGCAACGGTGATCGTCAGAACCTGGCCGGGTCAGATTCACGGCTTCGTCTCCATGGGCGGCATCATTCCGCAGGCGCGAGAGGCTCTGGAGGCCGCCGCCGTGGCATGGGCTGCGT
- a CDS encoding Gfo/Idh/MocA family protein: protein MIRKRERRLRVGVLGCGPIAQFAHMESCVKAGNADLYAICDAAPDLLARMAATYEPQRSFADYDAMLADPDLEAVIVATSDAYHVPMSIKALEAGKHVLCEKPIGVSIEEGEALARAVDASGKILQVGHMKRFDPALEAARDFVRDDMGEILALKAWYCDSTHRYTNTDAIQPLPVSSKLARRPGGNPKADLRQYFMLAHGSHLVDTARFFCGDIVAVRARLTTRFGAYCWFVETEFANGALGHLDLTVAVRMDWHEGFQLYGENGSVVAKTFNPWYFRSSEVDIFHEKDATSRRPLGADGHFFRRQLEGLADTVLNGAPMRGADVHDGLASIRAMVAIARSVESGERVELSAVTGAV from the coding sequence GTGATCCGCAAACGGGAGAGACGGCTCCGGGTCGGCGTGCTCGGATGCGGACCCATCGCGCAGTTCGCGCATATGGAATCCTGCGTGAAGGCTGGGAATGCCGATCTCTACGCCATTTGCGATGCGGCGCCGGACCTTCTGGCACGCATGGCGGCGACTTACGAGCCACAGCGGTCGTTTGCCGATTACGACGCGATGCTGGCCGACCCCGATCTGGAGGCCGTGATCGTCGCGACGTCGGATGCCTATCACGTGCCGATGTCGATCAAGGCGCTTGAGGCCGGCAAGCATGTGCTCTGCGAAAAGCCGATCGGCGTATCCATCGAAGAGGGTGAGGCGCTGGCCCGTGCCGTCGATGCCTCGGGCAAGATCCTGCAGGTCGGCCATATGAAGCGGTTCGATCCGGCGCTGGAGGCGGCACGGGATTTCGTGCGAGACGACATGGGCGAGATCCTGGCGCTGAAGGCCTGGTACTGCGACAGCACGCATCGCTACACCAACACGGACGCCATTCAGCCGCTGCCGGTTTCCAGCAAGCTGGCGCGCCGGCCGGGTGGCAATCCCAAGGCCGATCTCCGGCAATATTTCATGCTCGCGCACGGGTCGCATCTGGTCGACACTGCCCGTTTCTTCTGCGGCGATATCGTCGCCGTCCGCGCGCGTCTCACGACGCGCTTCGGCGCCTATTGCTGGTTCGTCGAAACCGAATTCGCCAATGGCGCGCTCGGTCATCTCGACCTGACGGTGGCGGTGCGGATGGACTGGCACGAGGGCTTCCAGCTCTACGGCGAGAACGGCTCGGTCGTCGCGAAAACCTTCAACCCCTGGTACTTCCGGTCCTCCGAAGTCGATATCTTCCATGAGAAGGATGCGACGTCGCGGCGCCCGCTCGGGGCCGACGGCCATTTCTTCCGCAGGCAGCTGGAAGGGCTTGCCGATACGGTCCTCAACGGCGCGCCGATGCGCGGCGCCGATGTCCACGATGGCCTTGCCTCCATCCGCGCCATGGTGGCCATCGCCCGCTCGGTGGAGAGCGGCGAGCGCGTCGAGCTCAGCGCCGTCACGGGAGCGGTCTGA
- a CDS encoding sugar phosphate isomerase/epimerase family protein: protein MTKTERAFGCQTYTWEMLGVGWKGGPDDLIRAIAGGGYTGIEITNTMIGDYAERPADFRRALDDAGLTLVSFAFGADSGFTMPDRIEDDLDAVKRWVDFVAGFPGALVSLGSATSVSDAPREDGFGVASEIYNSASDIGRAAGVTVAVHPSSHHRTLLYTRSDYDEIFSRLDPQVGWVPDTGHILRGGQVMAETLTAFQDRIRYVHLKDVDANGDWAMLGAGVCDIAEVIDIAGQAPHFNGWIVVEEESEEAGKDPASAVRVNRETLAHMGFPDTRKGAQS from the coding sequence ATGACGAAAACGGAACGGGCGTTCGGCTGCCAGACCTACACGTGGGAGATGCTCGGAGTTGGCTGGAAAGGTGGCCCGGACGATCTGATCAGGGCGATCGCCGGAGGCGGTTACACCGGCATCGAGATCACCAACACCATGATCGGCGATTATGCGGAGCGCCCCGCCGACTTCCGGCGCGCGCTGGATGATGCCGGCCTCACGCTCGTGTCCTTCGCCTTCGGCGCCGACAGCGGCTTCACCATGCCGGACCGGATCGAAGACGATCTGGATGCCGTCAAGCGCTGGGTGGATTTCGTGGCCGGCTTTCCCGGTGCGCTGGTGTCCCTCGGCTCGGCCACCTCGGTGTCGGATGCGCCGCGGGAAGACGGGTTTGGAGTCGCATCCGAGATCTACAACAGCGCGAGCGATATCGGGCGCGCGGCCGGCGTCACGGTCGCCGTCCACCCCTCCTCCCATCACCGGACGCTGCTCTACACCCGCAGCGATTACGACGAGATCTTCTCGCGCCTCGACCCGCAGGTCGGCTGGGTGCCGGACACGGGGCATATCCTGCGCGGCGGCCAGGTCATGGCCGAGACGCTCACCGCATTCCAGGATCGCATCCGCTACGTCCACCTGAAGGATGTGGATGCCAACGGCGACTGGGCGATGCTGGGCGCCGGGGTCTGCGACATTGCCGAGGTCATCGACATCGCCGGTCAGGCGCCGCACTTCAACGGCTGGATCGTCGTCGAGGAGGAAAGCGAAGAGGCCGGCAAAGACCCGGCAAGCGCCGTGCGCGTCAACCGCGAGACGCTGGCGCATATGGGCTTTCCCGATACGCGCAAAGGAGCGCAATCGTGA
- a CDS encoding alpha/beta fold hydrolase produces MMQTVLFQHGLGGDDAQAAANWPETADALRVTINCRGHKETTLGPDRPFSIPLFARDALMAMDGHDRFIAGGISMGAAISLYLACHHPARVTGLILARPAWSFTSAPANMAPIAEMAALLKRLPPDAARAEFSSGETGRRLALEAPDNLASLLGYADKPQAALFAEVLADIAAGSPGVTRHEVEALRLPTLIIVNDHDAVHPRACAETLAATIPGARLVSVVPKALDRHRHHHEVKAAIADFLALHARRTP; encoded by the coding sequence ATGATGCAGACGGTCCTCTTCCAGCATGGATTGGGCGGAGACGACGCGCAGGCTGCGGCCAATTGGCCGGAGACCGCGGATGCGCTTCGGGTGACCATCAACTGCCGCGGACACAAGGAGACGACGCTCGGTCCGGATCGGCCGTTCAGCATTCCCCTCTTCGCCCGAGACGCGCTGATGGCCATGGACGGTCATGACCGCTTCATCGCCGGCGGTATCTCGATGGGCGCCGCGATATCCCTCTATCTGGCCTGCCACCATCCCGCGCGCGTGACGGGCCTCATCCTGGCGCGGCCTGCCTGGAGTTTTACGAGCGCGCCCGCAAACATGGCGCCGATCGCGGAAATGGCGGCCTTGCTAAAGCGTCTCCCGCCCGATGCCGCCCGCGCCGAATTTTCCTCAGGCGAAACCGGACGCCGCCTTGCACTGGAAGCGCCCGACAATCTCGCCTCGCTGCTCGGCTATGCCGATAAGCCGCAGGCTGCCCTGTTTGCCGAGGTCCTGGCCGATATCGCTGCGGGTTCCCCCGGCGTCACGCGGCACGAGGTCGAGGCCCTGCGGCTTCCCACGCTGATCATCGTCAACGACCACGATGCGGTTCACCCGCGGGCCTGCGCCGAAACGCTGGCGGCCACGATCCCCGGCGCCCGGCTCGTCAGCGTCGTGCCGAAGGCGCTGGACCGCCATCGCCACCACCATGAGGTCAAAGCCGCGATTGCGGACTTTCTCGCCCTGCACGCTCGGAGAACGCCATGA
- a CDS encoding sugar phosphate isomerase/epimerase family protein, whose amino-acid sequence MQLGIFAKTFAGTDPAPVLQAARAAGYETVQFNLACAGLPSLPDEIEDMAALVARIDAARLASGVGLAALSGTYNMAHPDPDVRARGRQALGCVIDIAGALRIPLVTLCTGSRHPSDQWAQHPDNATPEAWADMAKEIAAALARADAAGIMLGIEPEQANVVTSAEDARRLIAEMQSDRLRIVLDPANLFEKADANEAREIVARAVDIAAGFTAMAHAKDRHADGRFAAPGHGVVDFADFIARLRASGFDDTVVTHGLGPEEAPHVARFLAPLIAVPA is encoded by the coding sequence ATGCAGCTCGGCATCTTTGCAAAGACCTTTGCCGGTACTGATCCCGCCCCCGTGTTGCAGGCGGCGCGGGCGGCCGGCTACGAGACCGTACAGTTCAACCTCGCCTGTGCCGGGCTGCCGTCGCTGCCGGACGAGATCGAGGACATGGCCGCGCTGGTTGCGCGGATCGATGCGGCACGCTTGGCCTCCGGCGTCGGTCTCGCCGCCCTTTCCGGTACCTACAACATGGCCCACCCGGATCCCGACGTTCGCGCACGCGGACGGCAGGCGCTTGGGTGCGTCATCGACATCGCGGGCGCGCTCCGCATCCCGCTCGTCACGCTCTGCACCGGCTCCCGCCATCCGAGCGACCAGTGGGCGCAGCACCCCGACAATGCCACGCCGGAAGCCTGGGCCGACATGGCAAAGGAGATCGCTGCGGCCCTTGCCCGTGCGGACGCGGCGGGGATCATGCTCGGCATCGAGCCGGAACAGGCCAATGTCGTCACCTCAGCCGAAGATGCCCGCCGGCTGATCGCGGAGATGCAATCGGACCGGTTGAGGATCGTACTCGATCCCGCAAACCTGTTCGAGAAAGCCGATGCGAACGAGGCCCGCGAGATCGTCGCGCGCGCCGTGGATATCGCGGCCGGTTTCACGGCCATGGCGCATGCCAAGGACCGCCATGCCGATGGCCGGTTTGCAGCACCCGGACACGGCGTCGTGGATTTCGCCGATTTCATCGCGCGCCTGCGCGCCTCCGGCTTCGACGACACCGTGGTGACGCACGGACTGGGGCCAGAAGAGGCACCCCATGTGGCGCGGTTCCTCGCGCCTCTCATTGCGGTGCCGGCATGA
- a CDS encoding ROK family protein, producing MTAVALAFDLGGTDLRAAIVSRAGEVRQSLTVPTRSRDGVDAVLDQMVSLAEKLTAQAADEIAGVGLGAPGPLDPVAGVMIAPPTLAGWHDVPVVERLSARLSLPVFLDNDANVAALGEWRHGAGRGFETVLFVTVSTGIGGGVVSHGRIFHGSRGLAVEIGHMTLSGSGPTCLCGNVGCFEALASGTALGHRGAEAALRPGGEKIAAAQIDIGRPGARAVVEAARVGDPVALSLIAKEAEWLGIGLTNLLHIFSPDIVVIGGGLSNAFDLLIGGIRSVVATRAMTAYRDVVIVRAELGTNAGLVGAAGLVFPAQGVLTRGGDQT from the coding sequence ATGACCGCCGTCGCACTCGCCTTCGATCTCGGCGGTACGGATTTGCGCGCGGCCATCGTCAGCCGGGCGGGCGAAGTGCGGCAGTCCCTGACGGTGCCGACCCGTTCTCGCGACGGCGTCGATGCGGTGCTCGACCAGATGGTGTCGCTTGCCGAAAAGCTGACGGCGCAAGCGGCCGACGAGATCGCGGGCGTCGGGCTCGGCGCGCCCGGTCCGCTGGATCCAGTGGCAGGCGTCATGATCGCGCCCCCGACGCTTGCCGGCTGGCACGATGTTCCCGTGGTGGAGCGCTTGTCCGCGCGGCTGAGCCTTCCGGTCTTCCTGGACAACGACGCGAATGTGGCGGCGCTTGGCGAGTGGCGCCATGGTGCCGGCCGCGGCTTCGAGACCGTGCTGTTCGTCACCGTTTCCACCGGCATCGGAGGCGGCGTCGTCTCCCATGGACGCATATTCCATGGCAGCCGCGGCCTTGCCGTCGAGATCGGCCACATGACGCTTTCCGGTTCCGGCCCGACCTGCCTTTGCGGCAATGTGGGTTGTTTCGAGGCGCTGGCATCGGGAACGGCGCTCGGCCACCGCGGTGCAGAGGCCGCTCTCCGGCCGGGCGGAGAGAAGATCGCCGCAGCGCAGATCGACATCGGGCGGCCGGGCGCGCGGGCGGTGGTGGAGGCGGCAAGGGTCGGCGATCCCGTCGCCCTCTCCTTGATCGCGAAGGAGGCGGAATGGCTCGGCATCGGACTGACCAACCTGCTGCACATCTTCTCCCCGGATATCGTCGTCATCGGGGGCGGCCTTTCGAATGCCTTCGATCTCCTGATCGGCGGCATCCGCAGCGTCGTCGCGACGCGTGCCATGACGGCCTATCGCGACGTCGTCATCGTGCGGGCGGAGCTCGGAACGAATGCCGGGCTGGTGGGTGCGGCGGGGCTGGTCTTTCCGGCACAGGGCGTCCTAACGCGCGGCGGCGATCAGACGTAG
- a CDS encoding DeoR/GlpR family DNA-binding transcription regulator, with protein MLAEQRRHQIMLELQRVGQAKTRELAERFGVSEVTIRSDLENLDAKKQLIKTHGGAIALPVDAPAAAFEERMNRNFEAKRRIAQMAARLILDNQSIVFDSGSTLLQLAMQMPPVHNVVVATTAMNIAQHLMYRPGLDVHMIGGRVFPNTVSTIVSDADKAVGGLVAHQAFVSAHAIDHAFDVVDVSEDIARTKRNLVRMARRVILVADSTKWDIGASSKAFPLSRVDMIITDTGMPYSIRSRLDKLDVEVRYV; from the coding sequence ATGCTTGCAGAACAAAGACGACATCAGATCATGCTCGAACTCCAGCGCGTGGGTCAGGCAAAGACCCGCGAACTTGCGGAGCGCTTCGGCGTATCCGAAGTCACCATTCGCTCGGACCTCGAAAATCTCGATGCGAAGAAACAGCTCATCAAGACCCATGGCGGCGCGATCGCCTTGCCGGTGGACGCGCCGGCGGCCGCTTTCGAGGAGCGGATGAACCGCAATTTCGAAGCCAAGCGGCGCATTGCGCAGATGGCGGCGCGGCTGATCCTCGACAACCAGTCCATCGTGTTCGACAGCGGCTCGACGCTGCTGCAACTGGCGATGCAGATGCCGCCCGTTCATAACGTCGTCGTCGCCACCACCGCCATGAACATTGCCCAGCATCTGATGTATCGCCCCGGACTGGACGTTCACATGATCGGCGGACGGGTGTTTCCCAATACGGTCAGCACCATTGTCTCCGATGCGGACAAGGCCGTGGGCGGCCTTGTGGCGCATCAGGCGTTCGTCAGCGCGCATGCCATCGATCACGCCTTCGACGTGGTCGATGTCTCTGAAGATATCGCCCGCACGAAACGCAACCTTGTGCGCATGGCGCGGCGCGTCATCCTGGTCGCGGACTCCACGAAGTGGGACATCGGCGCGTCGTCCAAGGCGTTCCCGCTGTCGCGGGTCGACATGATCATCACCGATACGGGCATGCCCTATTCGATCCGGAGCCGTCTCGACAAGCTGGACGTCGAGGTCCGCTACGTCTGA
- a CDS encoding PfkB family carbohydrate kinase, which produces MAPHRLDVLGFGAVAIDDIVYVDRPLKTGKGKVVGRTRDFGGNVATALVAVAKLGGQAGFIGWLGSTPDEDPSASELERQGVDVSRAPRRPDARAIRSVITVGPDGDRFIAYDDDVPHGTCDDLSDETLSEARVLLVDGYATHSERTVARARALGLSVVADIEWSIGTATNRLIALADHLVLPLAYAEAQTGETAPAAILRHLWTDDRAAVVLTDGDRGAFVRQAGDAGNWHVPAYAVRAVDTTGAGDCFHGAYALALARGQPPIDCVRYAAAAAAISVTGKGGRMALPDHPACTALMQAVGAPQPRAMS; this is translated from the coding sequence ATGGCACCGCACCGCCTCGACGTTCTCGGCTTCGGTGCCGTCGCCATCGACGACATCGTCTATGTCGATCGCCCGCTGAAGACGGGGAAAGGCAAGGTCGTGGGGCGCACGCGAGACTTCGGCGGCAACGTCGCCACCGCCCTCGTGGCGGTTGCGAAACTGGGCGGCCAGGCAGGCTTCATCGGCTGGCTCGGCAGCACGCCGGACGAGGATCCGAGTGCAAGCGAACTGGAGCGGCAGGGCGTGGACGTTTCCCGCGCCCCGCGCCGGCCCGATGCCCGTGCCATCCGCTCCGTCATCACCGTCGGGCCGGATGGCGATCGTTTCATCGCCTATGACGACGATGTGCCTCACGGGACCTGCGACGATCTGAGCGACGAGACGCTGTCGGAGGCTCGTGTTCTGCTCGTCGATGGGTATGCAACGCATTCCGAGCGGACCGTTGCGCGGGCGCGTGCCCTCGGATTGTCGGTGGTTGCCGACATCGAATGGTCGATCGGCACGGCGACGAACCGCCTGATCGCTCTCGCCGATCATCTCGTCCTGCCGCTGGCCTATGCCGAGGCGCAGACGGGCGAGACCGCGCCTGCTGCCATCCTTCGACATCTGTGGACCGACGACCGGGCAGCTGTCGTCCTGACCGACGGCGATCGCGGCGCCTTCGTGAGGCAGGCGGGCGATGCCGGAAACTGGCACGTGCCGGCCTACGCGGTTCGTGCTGTGGATACGACGGGCGCGGGCGACTGCTTTCACGGCGCCTACGCCCTGGCCCTGGCCCGGGGGCAGCCGCCGATCGACTGCGTCCGATATGCCGCTGCTGCTGCCGCCATCTCCGTCACTGGAAAGGGTGGTCGAATGGCCCTTCCCGATCACCCCGCCTGCACCGCACTGATGCAGGCAGTGGGCGCGCCGCAACCGCGGGCGATGTCCTGA
- a CDS encoding ribulose-phosphate 3-epimerase — protein sequence MIDNHAHAISSLPRDRLLAEFSLWSADLVNLERDLSRIEAVADLHHVDVADGRFAPGYLFFPDLVAQIAQHTKVPIHVHLMVEADSVEAQAAQFIEAGASLLSVHAENGEAGLRALATARASGVVGGVVLRLETPVEAILPFLPHVGMVTLLGTRIGVKGQSLAPEACSRLGEARRLIEAAGHPDIILAADGGIRETTVPDLRAAGAETVVLGSLAFGASDLAARINWLHGLGGRAA from the coding sequence ATGATCGACAATCACGCCCACGCCATCTCCTCTCTGCCCCGCGACCGGCTGCTGGCCGAATTCTCGCTCTGGTCGGCCGATCTGGTCAACCTCGAGCGCGACCTGAGCCGGATCGAGGCGGTGGCCGACCTTCACCACGTCGATGTCGCGGATGGGCGCTTTGCGCCGGGATACCTGTTCTTCCCCGATCTCGTGGCCCAGATCGCGCAGCACACGAAAGTTCCGATCCATGTGCATCTGATGGTGGAGGCAGACAGCGTGGAGGCGCAGGCAGCGCAGTTCATCGAGGCCGGTGCCAGCCTTCTCAGCGTCCACGCCGAAAACGGCGAAGCGGGCCTCCGGGCACTGGCGACGGCGCGCGCGTCCGGTGTCGTCGGCGGGGTGGTCCTGCGTCTCGAGACCCCGGTCGAGGCGATCCTGCCGTTCCTGCCGCATGTGGGCATGGTCACGCTGCTCGGCACGCGGATCGGCGTCAAGGGACAATCGCTTGCGCCCGAGGCCTGCAGCCGGCTTGGCGAAGCGCGACGCCTCATCGAGGCAGCGGGGCACCCCGATATCATTCTTGCGGCCGACGGCGGCATAAGGGAGACGACGGTGCCGGATCTGCGCGCAGCGGGCGCGGAAACCGTCGTGCTGGGTTCGCTCGCCTTCGGCGCGTCCGATCTCGCTGCCCGGATCAACTGGCTGCACGGGCTCGGCGGCAGGGCGGCATGA
- a CDS encoding Gfo/Idh/MocA family protein, with translation MTDTLRQPLRIGIVGCGNISMAYLRNAPLFRGVDVVACADVNPQAAEQRAAQFGLRASSVDALMAAADVDLVLNLTIPAAHFDISMQALEAQKHVFTEKPLAVTAELGRRLVSEAAARGLLIGSAPDTFLGAAGRYARRLMESGAIGKPVTGTAFMMGRGMEHWHPDPGFYYQPGAGPVMDMGPYYLTMLVNLMGPVRRVQAVATSGQKDRLITADGPKKGTRFSVGTPTSVLSLLEFERGATITFGASWDVFRHSNHPIELHGTEGSLRLPDPDTFGGTVALSERGDDWKMMDTATLPYGAVNWPVDAPDRANYRMLGLADLARAIEEKRPPRASGDLALHVLEIMEGILRAGETGVAQVIEGGVDQPSELREDEARSLLA, from the coding sequence ATGACGGACACTCTTCGCCAACCACTTCGGATCGGCATCGTGGGATGCGGCAACATCTCGATGGCCTACCTGCGCAACGCGCCGCTGTTCCGCGGCGTTGACGTCGTCGCCTGCGCTGACGTCAACCCGCAGGCAGCGGAGCAGCGCGCCGCGCAGTTTGGCTTGCGCGCCAGCAGCGTCGATGCCCTGATGGCGGCAGCCGATGTGGACCTCGTGCTCAACCTCACGATTCCCGCAGCGCATTTCGACATTTCGATGCAGGCGCTGGAAGCGCAGAAACATGTCTTCACGGAAAAGCCGCTGGCCGTGACGGCGGAACTCGGTCGCCGGCTGGTGAGCGAAGCTGCTGCGCGCGGACTTCTGATCGGCTCGGCGCCCGATACGTTTCTCGGTGCGGCCGGACGGTATGCGCGGCGACTGATGGAATCCGGCGCGATCGGCAAACCGGTGACCGGCACCGCCTTCATGATGGGGCGCGGCATGGAGCATTGGCATCCTGATCCCGGTTTCTACTACCAGCCGGGTGCCGGCCCCGTGATGGACATGGGTCCCTATTACCTGACGATGCTGGTCAACCTCATGGGTCCCGTCCGGCGGGTGCAGGCCGTGGCCACCAGCGGCCAGAAGGACCGGCTGATCACCGCCGACGGCCCGAAGAAGGGAACGCGCTTTTCCGTGGGAACACCCACGAGCGTCCTGTCGCTCCTGGAATTTGAGCGCGGTGCCACGATCACATTCGGCGCGTCATGGGATGTCTTCCGCCATTCCAACCACCCGATCGAACTGCATGGCACCGAAGGCTCGCTGCGCCTGCCGGACCCGGACACGTTCGGCGGCACGGTGGCGCTCTCCGAGCGGGGTGACGACTGGAAGATGATGGATACGGCGACGCTTCCCTATGGCGCCGTCAACTGGCCGGTCGATGCGCCGGACAGGGCGAACTACCGCATGCTGGGCCTTGCCGATCTCGCCCGGGCGATCGAGGAAAAGCGCCCGCCGCGTGCGTCCGGTGACCTTGCGCTGCATGTGCTGGAGATCATGGAAGGTATTCTGCGGGCAGGCGAGACCGGGGTCGCCCAGGTCATCGAAGGCGGGGTGGACCAGCCGTCCGAACTGCGGGAAGACGAAGCCCGGAGCCTGCTCGCATGA
- a CDS encoding class I fructose-bisphosphate aldolase, with the protein MGLGTKVRLSRLFSHASGNLFGGAVDHFVGYGNVREGGLADLPGALERVMAGGPDYISIQPGAARHLWSAYAGKAALVIQAGCFTPDDRIRQLIATPEDAVRYGADALAVAIPVRGDTEGHYIRWLTDTVNAAARFEMPVVAHVYPRDYANGGKIVFTPDEIAYAVRIGFETGVDVIKVGYTGDFDSFKETVATCPVPIVIAGGPKTDTLLGALTQTSDALRAGARGAVVGRNLWGHGDTTKAARAFKFVIHDGMAPEAALTAAGA; encoded by the coding sequence ATGGGCCTTGGAACGAAAGTACGGCTGTCGCGCCTGTTTTCGCATGCATCGGGAAACCTGTTCGGCGGCGCCGTCGATCATTTCGTCGGCTATGGCAATGTGCGCGAAGGCGGGCTTGCGGACCTGCCCGGCGCGCTGGAGCGGGTCATGGCGGGAGGCCCTGACTATATCAGCATCCAGCCGGGTGCCGCCCGGCACCTCTGGTCGGCCTATGCCGGCAAGGCGGCGCTGGTCATCCAGGCCGGCTGCTTCACGCCGGACGACCGCATCCGGCAGCTCATCGCCACGCCGGAAGATGCGGTTCGCTACGGCGCCGATGCACTGGCCGTCGCCATTCCCGTACGCGGCGATACCGAAGGCCACTACATCCGCTGGCTGACCGACACCGTCAACGCCGCCGCACGCTTTGAAATGCCCGTCGTCGCACACGTCTATCCCCGCGATTACGCCAATGGCGGCAAGATCGTCTTCACGCCGGATGAAATCGCCTATGCCGTCCGCATCGGCTTCGAGACCGGCGTCGATGTCATCAAGGTCGGCTACACCGGCGACTTCGACAGCTTCAAGGAAACCGTCGCCACCTGCCCGGTGCCGATCGTCATTGCGGGCGGACCGAAGACCGATACGCTCCTGGGCGCACTGACGCAGACCAGCGACGCGCTGCGCGCCGGTGCCCGCGGTGCCGTCGTCGGCCGCAACCTCTGGGGTCACGGCGATACGACGAAGGCTGCCCGCGCCTTCAAGTTCGTCATTCACGACGGCATGGCGCCCGAAGCGGCCCTGACGGCAGCAGGCGCCTGA